One window of the Anaeromyxobacter dehalogenans 2CP-C genome contains the following:
- a CDS encoding acetamidase/formamidase family protein, with protein MSVKHDKGHEAGATHDFHGGICGCCGPSATRGMSGAEVDLAIEQRGERLTRLDEVRGDDVDHLLSARSRRGFLKAGGLFGALAAAAPVLSRARAEGNGGYSLFQQGGGRVHVVESSYETTKWGIFDSNLPDIVQIESGDVVSYPNTWSHFLNDLQPGMPIEEIARLRLAHPGVGPHSIIGPVGVRDAEPGDVLEIQYLRVRPTDWAVCFNNPGALGTGALPDAFPQGQAKYFDLDTANNTSEFAPGIQLRLAPFQGTMGVAPANGVFPTPPGHAYGVISSVPPGQHAGNVDCREAGEGSRLFVPVFQRGGKIFTGDSHALQGDGEVTLTAMETAMKEIRVRVILHKQVALAWPMHETPDAWIVHGTNPDLDIAFRIALLNAIDFLEARAGLTRLDAYALCSLAVSFRVTQVVNGQKGIYGVIPKRIFHPQLRAAMGVI; from the coding sequence ATGAGCGTGAAGCACGACAAGGGGCACGAGGCCGGGGCGACGCACGACTTCCACGGCGGCATCTGCGGCTGCTGCGGGCCGAGCGCGACGCGCGGGATGTCCGGCGCCGAGGTGGACCTCGCCATCGAGCAGCGCGGCGAGCGCCTCACCCGGCTCGACGAGGTGCGCGGCGACGACGTGGACCACCTGCTCTCGGCGCGCAGCCGCCGCGGGTTCCTGAAGGCCGGCGGCCTGTTCGGCGCGCTGGCGGCGGCGGCCCCGGTCCTCTCTCGCGCCCGCGCGGAGGGCAACGGCGGCTACAGCCTGTTCCAGCAGGGCGGCGGCCGGGTGCACGTGGTCGAGTCGAGCTACGAGACCACGAAGTGGGGCATCTTCGACTCCAACCTGCCCGACATCGTCCAGATCGAGTCCGGGGACGTCGTCTCGTACCCGAACACCTGGAGCCACTTCCTCAACGACCTGCAGCCGGGCATGCCCATCGAGGAGATCGCGCGCCTCCGCCTCGCCCACCCGGGCGTGGGCCCGCACTCGATCATCGGCCCGGTCGGCGTCCGCGACGCCGAGCCCGGCGACGTGCTCGAGATCCAGTACCTGCGCGTCCGCCCCACCGACTGGGCGGTCTGCTTCAACAACCCGGGCGCCCTCGGCACCGGCGCGCTGCCGGACGCCTTCCCGCAGGGCCAGGCGAAGTACTTCGACCTCGACACCGCCAACAACACCTCGGAGTTCGCGCCGGGCATCCAGCTCCGGCTGGCGCCGTTCCAGGGCACCATGGGCGTCGCGCCGGCGAACGGCGTGTTCCCCACGCCCCCGGGCCACGCCTACGGCGTGATCAGCTCGGTCCCGCCGGGGCAGCACGCCGGCAACGTGGACTGCCGCGAGGCGGGCGAGGGCTCGCGCCTGTTCGTCCCGGTGTTCCAGCGGGGCGGCAAGATCTTCACCGGTGACTCGCACGCGCTCCAGGGCGACGGCGAGGTGACGCTCACCGCGATGGAGACCGCGATGAAGGAGATCCGCGTCCGCGTGATCCTCCACAAGCAGGTCGCGCTCGCCTGGCCGATGCACGAGACGCCGGACGCCTGGATCGTCCACGGCACCAACCCGGACCTCGACATCGCGTTCCGGATCGCCCTGCTGAACGCGATCGACTTCCTCGAGGCCCGCGCCGGCCTGACCCGGCTCGACGCCTACGCCCTCTGCAGCCTCGCGGTCAGCTTCCGCGTGACGCAGGTGGTGAACGGGCAGAAGGGCATCTACGGCGTCATCCCGAAGCGCATCTTCCACCCCCAGCTCCGCGCCGCGATGGGCGTGATCTAG
- a CDS encoding rubrerythrin family protein, whose translation MPTTAENLKVAFAGESQANRKYLAFAKKAEKEGYPQIARLFRAAADAETIHALAHFQNMGGVGSTLENLREAVAGETYEYTEMYPPMVEQAIAEQHKAKTMLDWANRVEKVHATLFKQALAALESGQDLSKMDVYLCPVCGDVEFGVPTEKCPVCGTPASRFEKIA comes from the coding sequence ATGCCCACCACCGCCGAGAACCTGAAGGTCGCCTTCGCCGGCGAGAGCCAGGCCAACCGGAAGTACCTCGCGTTCGCGAAGAAGGCGGAGAAGGAGGGCTACCCGCAGATCGCCCGCCTGTTCCGCGCCGCGGCCGACGCCGAGACCATCCACGCGCTGGCGCACTTCCAGAACATGGGCGGCGTCGGCTCGACGCTCGAGAACCTGCGCGAGGCCGTCGCGGGCGAGACCTACGAGTACACCGAGATGTACCCGCCCATGGTCGAGCAGGCCATCGCCGAGCAGCACAAGGCGAAGACCATGCTCGACTGGGCGAACCGGGTCGAGAAGGTGCACGCGACCCTGTTCAAGCAGGCGCTGGCGGCGCTCGAGTCCGGGCAGGACCTCTCGAAGATGGACGTGTACCTGTGCCCGGTCTGCGGCGACGTCGAGTTCGGCGTGCCGACCGAGAAGTGCCCGGTGTGCGGCACGCCGGCGTCGCGGTTCGAGAAGATCGCGTAG
- a CDS encoding MaoC family dehydratase, with product MRAAPLPGTWSRYARALLSRKPRVAAPGQGGFTLERCAAGILAAPPRLAAYRAACGFAAGPDLPVTYPHVLAWPLHLALLTAPELPVRALGLVHLRNRIEALRPLPAREPVELRARLSGPRETARGQELDLLTEAWAGGELAWREQAVLLARRPGASRGPPAPAEADPGGAAERRWEVPAGTGRRYARASGDFNPIHLSALTARAFGFERAIAHGMWSLARIAAELGPALAAGPVRLDAGFKAPVLLPAAVTLRHWPVADGLGFALRDGAGGRLHASGAFTTLA from the coding sequence GTGCGCGCCGCCCCGCTCCCCGGAACCTGGTCCCGCTACGCCCGGGCGCTCCTCTCGCGGAAGCCCCGAGTCGCCGCGCCGGGGCAGGGCGGCTTCACGCTGGAGCGGTGCGCCGCCGGGATCCTCGCCGCGCCGCCGCGGCTCGCCGCCTACCGCGCCGCGTGCGGGTTCGCCGCCGGCCCCGACCTGCCGGTCACGTACCCGCACGTGCTCGCGTGGCCGCTGCACCTCGCGCTCCTCACCGCGCCGGAGCTCCCGGTGCGGGCGCTCGGGCTCGTCCACCTGCGCAACCGGATCGAGGCGCTGCGCCCGCTGCCCGCGCGCGAGCCCGTCGAGCTGCGCGCGCGCCTCTCCGGACCGCGCGAGACCGCGCGCGGCCAGGAGCTGGACCTCCTCACCGAGGCCTGGGCCGGCGGGGAGCTGGCGTGGCGGGAGCAGGCGGTGCTGCTCGCCCGCCGCCCCGGCGCGAGCCGCGGGCCGCCGGCGCCCGCGGAGGCGGATCCCGGTGGCGCCGCCGAGCGGCGCTGGGAGGTGCCGGCCGGCACCGGGCGCCGCTACGCGCGCGCGTCGGGCGACTTCAACCCGATCCACCTCTCCGCGCTCACCGCCCGGGCGTTCGGGTTCGAGCGGGCCATCGCGCACGGGATGTGGTCCCTCGCGCGGATCGCCGCGGAGCTCGGCCCGGCCCTGGCGGCGGGGCCGGTCCGCCTGGACGCCGGCTTCAAGGCGCCGGTGCTGCTGCCCGCCGCCGTGACGCTGCGGCACTGGCCGGTGGCGGACGGCCTCGGGTTCGCGCTGCGCGACGGCGCCGGCGGCCGCCTCCACGCGTCCGGCGCGTTCACCACCCTCGCCTGA
- a CDS encoding nuclear transport factor 2 family protein — translation MTRDEMDRLVNRHFEQEAQDDLEGVLSTVTEDVQHRCVGSICGPLSGKEAARGFYRQLFADLRGEGVRPIARHYGEDFLVDEAEWTGTIADASFCGLAGWSGRATFRMLHVFELRGERISREELWFDVTALRAQLAPPARAQRADGAAARGAATPG, via the coding sequence ATGACGCGGGACGAGATGGATCGGCTGGTGAACCGGCACTTCGAGCAGGAGGCGCAGGACGACCTCGAGGGCGTGCTCTCCACGGTCACCGAGGACGTGCAGCACCGCTGCGTCGGGTCGATCTGCGGCCCGCTCTCCGGCAAGGAGGCGGCCAGGGGCTTCTACCGCCAGCTCTTCGCCGACCTGCGCGGCGAGGGCGTGCGCCCGATCGCGCGCCACTACGGCGAGGACTTCCTGGTGGACGAGGCCGAGTGGACCGGGACGATCGCCGACGCGAGCTTCTGCGGGCTGGCCGGCTGGTCGGGCCGCGCCACGTTCCGGATGCTCCACGTGTTCGAGCTGCGCGGCGAGCGGATCTCGCGCGAGGAGCTCTGGTTCGACGTGACCGCGCTCCGGGCGCAACTCGCGCCGCCGGCGCGCGCCCAGCGGGCCGACGGGGCCGCGGCGCGCGGCGCCGCGACCCCGGGCTGA
- a CDS encoding helix-turn-helix transcriptional regulator, translating to MPDRRTVTERVEREVAALCRQGLPWTTLWEAARGRIAGAIPFEAAAFAATDPATLLPTAGVLHELPERYCAAILDNEIREDDYDKLSALVRGRRHVGVLGVSTAGRPERSARFREVLAPIGLGRQARSACVAGGGCWAWLDLYRERGRPEFTAPEARALGRIAGTLAEALRASLLLEGASARAAEDAPGLVLLGPGLERVAADAAAERWLEELGGGGSSPPLVLQAVAAAARRRDEAGDATGPARVRARARSGRWLTVHGFRPAGSPGVELAAVIEPAAPVELAELQVCAFGLTPAERRVLQLTLQGLCTKEIAAALGISPYTARDHLTHVFDKTGARSRAQLFARLVAARPPERAREAGPGAILAGPGAREEA from the coding sequence ATGCCGGACCGACGCACCGTGACGGAGCGGGTCGAGCGGGAGGTGGCGGCGCTGTGCCGGCAGGGCCTGCCCTGGACCACGCTCTGGGAGGCCGCCCGCGGCCGGATCGCCGGCGCGATCCCGTTCGAGGCGGCGGCGTTCGCGGCCACCGACCCCGCCACGCTCCTGCCCACCGCCGGCGTGCTCCACGAGCTGCCCGAGCGCTACTGCGCCGCCATCCTCGACAACGAGATCCGCGAGGACGACTACGACAAGCTGTCCGCGCTCGTCCGCGGGCGGCGCCACGTGGGGGTCCTCGGCGTGAGCACCGCCGGGCGGCCGGAGCGGAGCGCGCGCTTCCGCGAGGTGCTCGCGCCCATCGGGCTCGGGCGGCAGGCGCGCAGCGCGTGCGTGGCCGGCGGCGGCTGCTGGGCCTGGCTCGACCTGTACCGCGAGCGCGGGCGGCCGGAGTTCACCGCGCCGGAGGCCCGCGCGCTCGGGCGCATCGCAGGGACGCTGGCCGAGGCGCTCCGCGCGTCGCTGCTGCTGGAGGGCGCGTCGGCGCGGGCGGCGGAGGACGCGCCCGGGCTGGTGCTGCTCGGGCCCGGGCTGGAGCGCGTCGCGGCGGACGCGGCCGCGGAGCGCTGGCTCGAGGAGCTGGGCGGCGGCGGATCGTCGCCGCCGCTCGTCCTGCAGGCCGTGGCCGCCGCCGCGCGCCGGCGCGACGAGGCAGGGGACGCGACCGGGCCGGCGCGGGTGAGGGCGCGTGCGCGCTCGGGGCGCTGGCTGACCGTGCACGGCTTCCGGCCCGCCGGCAGCCCCGGCGTGGAGCTCGCGGCGGTGATCGAGCCGGCCGCGCCGGTGGAGCTGGCCGAGCTGCAGGTCTGCGCGTTCGGGCTGACGCCGGCCGAGCGGCGGGTGCTGCAGCTCACGCTCCAGGGCCTGTGCACGAAGGAGATCGCGGCGGCCCTGGGCATCTCGCCCTACACCGCGCGCGATCACCTGACCCACGTGTTCGACAAGACCGGCGCCCGCAGCCGCGCGCAGCTGTTCGCCCGCCTCGTCGCGGCGCGCCCGCCCGAGCGCGCCCGCGAGGCCGGGCCCGGCGCGATCCTGGCCGGGCCCGGCGCGCGCGAGGAGGCCTGA